A window of the Cellvibrio sp. pealriver genome harbors these coding sequences:
- a CDS encoding methyl-accepting chemotaxis protein has product MVQKSLLTKLMLVLAVAMVVIAVIVALVNDKIASDNLEEKLEAETSAMISLTNSSILEAVFAYDFQQIEAIAKSLVNTSLVTSVNVVDHRGQSLAKADDGDQSENQLSRDAIPIVYNGSTIGSYSIRFSTQELNETLSHQRQTTIFTVLALLAASLITVYVLIRSLVLAPVDEVTRSLATIADGGGDLTRRLPTDSQNEIAALAHNFNRVMEHIADIIRNVVQVNDKVRTNVNKMSNATESTVNSTSQQLREIELVATAVEELSASATEIARHAGDTAERTNATSILAEEGNEIVNLSLENVNRLTNQIESTAQKIQVLKNNSVNIGSVMEVIRTIAEQTNLLALNAAIEAARAGEQGRGFAVVADEVRSLAQKTRSSTEEIESIIVQLQRAADEAHQAMNTSTASARETIDTASRVGGALDKIRANIGIINDMNHQIATASHQQSSVANEVSKNITAIHGLSENVVENAQVVNHSGSQLINETSELKKQIDSFKV; this is encoded by the coding sequence ATGGTACAAAAATCCTTACTCACCAAATTGATGTTGGTGTTGGCGGTTGCGATGGTGGTTATTGCCGTCATAGTCGCCCTGGTCAATGACAAAATTGCTTCCGATAACCTGGAAGAAAAACTGGAAGCCGAAACCTCGGCGATGATCTCGCTGACCAACAGCTCGATTCTGGAGGCGGTGTTTGCCTACGACTTCCAGCAGATTGAAGCGATCGCCAAATCCCTGGTGAATACCTCTCTGGTGACCTCGGTCAATGTGGTCGATCACCGTGGGCAATCTTTGGCCAAAGCCGACGATGGCGACCAGAGTGAAAACCAACTCTCCCGCGATGCAATCCCGATTGTGTACAACGGCAGCACGATTGGAAGTTACAGCATCCGTTTTTCCACTCAGGAATTAAATGAAACCTTGTCCCATCAGCGACAAACCACAATTTTTACCGTATTGGCACTGCTGGCAGCCAGCTTGATTACAGTCTATGTATTGATCCGCAGTCTGGTGTTGGCACCGGTAGATGAAGTGACCCGTTCACTGGCGACGATTGCGGATGGCGGCGGCGATCTGACCCGTCGTCTACCGACCGACAGCCAAAATGAAATCGCCGCGCTCGCGCACAATTTTAACCGCGTAATGGAGCATATCGCTGACATTATTCGCAACGTAGTGCAAGTGAATGACAAGGTGCGCACCAACGTTAACAAAATGAGTAATGCCACCGAAAGTACGGTGAATTCTACCTCGCAACAATTGCGCGAAATTGAATTGGTGGCGACGGCAGTAGAAGAGTTATCGGCCTCCGCAACCGAAATTGCGCGTCACGCTGGCGATACGGCTGAGCGTACTAATGCCACCAGTATCCTCGCGGAAGAAGGTAATGAGATCGTTAATCTTTCATTGGAAAACGTTAATCGCCTGACTAACCAAATTGAATCAACCGCGCAAAAAATTCAGGTACTAAAAAATAATTCGGTAAATATTGGTTCGGTAATGGAAGTGATCCGCACGATTGCCGAGCAAACCAACTTGCTCGCCCTTAACGCTGCGATTGAAGCAGCGCGCGCGGGGGAGCAAGGGCGTGGCTTTGCGGTGGTTGCGGATGAAGTGCGTTCGCTTGCACAAAAAACCCGTTCATCAACTGAAGAAATTGAATCGATCATTGTGCAACTACAGCGCGCTGCCGATGAGGCGCATCAAGCAATGAATACCAGTACAGCTTCTGCGCGCGAAACTATTGATACCGCATCCAGAGTCGGTGGGGCGCTGGATAAAATCCGCGCGAATATTGGCATCATTAACGATATGAACCATCAAATTGCTACAGCATCGCATCAGCAAAGCTCGGTCGCAAATGAGGTCAGTAAAAACATTACCGCTATTCATGGGTTGTCAGAAAACGTGGTGGAAAATGCCCAGGTGGTCAATCACAGCGGTAGTCAGTTGATCAATGAAACCAGTGAGTTGAAAAAACAAATTGATAGTTTCAAAGTGTAA
- a CDS encoding GNAT family N-acetyltransferase, translating into MHIQFINSIQQISPAQWNALCPDGYPFIRHEFIAALELSDSTTAETGWQPQHLLIFSGAQLIAAMPGYIKTHSYGEYVFDWAWADAYRRHNLPYYPKWINAIPFTPCTGPRLLCAPGMQSGELIDRVVQTLSTYCIEHNLSGWHCLFPDDNLSEQFKQRHIPQRIGCQFHWFNHHYKSFDDFLARMNSRKRKNILKERKQVKEQGFYFSSKTGTQLTPEDWDLFYQLYRNTYLKRSGHAGYLSAQFFHSLGATMHDNLVLICAHNSTHERADNTIAAALFIRDERTIYGRYWGCMEEFQFLHFETCYYQGIEFAIAHNIERFDGGAQGEHKIARGFEPTLTYSNHWINRQDFAGAIAHFIGQEANAIKHYAEDARAMLPFKNKDE; encoded by the coding sequence GTGCATATCCAATTTATCAACTCAATACAGCAAATTTCTCCTGCTCAGTGGAATGCACTATGCCCCGACGGCTACCCATTTATACGTCATGAATTTATCGCAGCACTTGAGCTCAGCGATTCCACCACTGCAGAAACAGGCTGGCAGCCGCAGCACTTGCTGATATTTTCGGGGGCGCAACTTATTGCTGCAATGCCCGGCTACATCAAAACACATTCTTATGGTGAGTATGTATTTGATTGGGCGTGGGCTGATGCCTATCGCCGACACAACCTCCCTTATTATCCGAAATGGATCAATGCAATTCCTTTTACGCCCTGCACCGGCCCCCGTTTATTGTGCGCACCGGGGATGCAAAGCGGCGAACTGATTGACCGGGTAGTGCAAACACTTTCAACCTATTGCATCGAGCACAATCTATCGGGCTGGCATTGTTTATTCCCTGATGACAACCTAAGTGAACAATTTAAACAACGGCATATACCGCAACGGATTGGCTGCCAATTTCACTGGTTCAATCATCACTATAAAAGCTTCGATGATTTTCTGGCACGAATGAATTCGCGTAAACGAAAAAATATTCTTAAAGAACGCAAGCAGGTAAAAGAGCAGGGATTTTATTTTTCATCCAAAACCGGAACACAACTAACGCCCGAGGATTGGGATTTATTTTATCAACTCTATCGCAACACCTACCTTAAGCGCAGCGGACATGCTGGCTATTTATCGGCGCAATTTTTTCACTCTCTCGGCGCAACCATGCACGACAACCTGGTGTTGATCTGCGCCCATAACAGCACACATGAACGCGCTGATAACACTATTGCAGCCGCACTGTTTATACGCGATGAGCGCACTATTTATGGCCGTTACTGGGGCTGCATGGAAGAATTCCAATTCCTGCATTTTGAAACCTGTTATTACCAAGGCATTGAGTTTGCCATTGCACATAACATAGAGCGGTTCGACGGTGGCGCACAGGGAGAACATAAAATTGCACGTGGTTTTGAGCCAACGCTCACCTACTCCAACCACTGGATTAACAGACAGGATTTTGCAGGGGCAATTGCCCATTTCATTGGGCAGGAAGCAAACGCCATCAAACACTATGCAGAAGACGCGCGAGCCATGCTACCGTTTAAAAATAAGGATGAGTAA